In one Fodinicola acaciae genomic region, the following are encoded:
- a CDS encoding NADPH:quinone oxidoreductase family protein, with protein MRAWQVKELGEPADVLTLAELDDPAPGPGQVLVRPSAAAINFPDVLMCRGLYQVKPPLPFTIGQELCGEVVAVGDGVTNVAVGDRVLGAAQGAFADLALTDAGVVFPAPDSLTDDEASALFIGYQTGWFALHRRAALRPGETLLVHAAAGGVGSAAVQLGKAAGARVIGVVGGAAKAEFAKQLGADLVIDRHTQDVIATVKEATEGRGVDVVYDPVGGEAYQQSTKVIAFEGRILVIGFASGTIPQVGINHALIKNYSIVGLHWGLYNHRAPQLVAECHAELTKLADAGAIKPLITERVRVDRVPEAVQRLADGKTVGRLAVVRG; from the coding sequence ATGCGCGCGTGGCAGGTCAAGGAGCTCGGCGAGCCGGCGGACGTACTCACCCTGGCGGAGCTCGACGATCCGGCGCCGGGACCCGGCCAGGTGCTGGTGCGGCCGTCGGCCGCCGCGATCAACTTCCCTGACGTGCTGATGTGCCGCGGCCTCTACCAGGTCAAGCCGCCGCTGCCGTTCACCATCGGCCAGGAGCTGTGTGGCGAGGTGGTCGCGGTCGGCGACGGCGTGACCAACGTGGCCGTCGGCGACCGCGTGCTCGGCGCCGCGCAGGGAGCCTTCGCCGATCTCGCGCTGACCGACGCCGGCGTCGTCTTTCCGGCGCCCGACTCGCTGACCGACGACGAGGCCTCGGCGCTGTTCATCGGCTACCAGACCGGATGGTTCGCACTGCACCGGCGCGCGGCGTTGCGACCGGGGGAGACGCTGCTGGTGCATGCGGCCGCCGGTGGCGTCGGCAGCGCCGCCGTACAACTCGGCAAGGCCGCCGGTGCGCGCGTGATCGGCGTTGTCGGTGGTGCCGCGAAGGCCGAGTTTGCCAAACAGCTCGGCGCTGACCTGGTGATCGACCGGCATACGCAGGACGTCATCGCCACGGTCAAGGAGGCGACCGAGGGACGCGGCGTCGATGTCGTGTACGACCCGGTCGGCGGCGAGGCCTACCAGCAGTCGACCAAGGTCATCGCGTTCGAAGGCCGCATCCTGGTGATCGGCTTCGCCAGCGGCACGATCCCGCAGGTCGGCATCAACCACGCGCTGATCAAGAACTACTCGATCGTCGGCCTGCACTGGGGCCTCTACAACCACCGCGCGCCGCAGCTGGTGGCCGAGTGCCACGCCGAGCTGACCAAGCTGGCCGACGCCGGCGCGATCAAGCCGCTGATCACCGAGCGCGTACGTGTCGACCGGGTGCCGGAGGCCGTGCAGCGGCTCGCCGACGGCAAGACCGTCGGCCGCCTCGCCGTGGTACGCGGATAG
- a CDS encoding GntR family transcriptional regulator, with protein MSEALGLAADRELLGRTSTAERVAGILRTRISEGYFRPGDRLSEKEIGDALGVSRNTLREAFRLLTHEGLLQHELNRGVFVRVLSVDDVVDLYRIRKIIECAAVRAFAGTAADLRALSAAVEEGERAAADQRWRDLGTANIHYHQAIAALNRSPRVDGVMQGVFAELRMVFHVMVDPRRFHEPYLDRNRDLLALLTAGRTEEAERVLATYLDDAEKQLMDAYAPPA; from the coding sequence GTGAGCGAAGCGCTGGGGCTGGCCGCCGACCGCGAGCTGCTGGGTCGTACGAGCACTGCCGAGCGGGTGGCCGGCATCCTGCGTACGCGCATCTCCGAGGGTTACTTCCGGCCTGGCGACCGGCTCTCCGAGAAGGAGATCGGTGACGCGCTCGGCGTCTCGCGCAACACCTTGCGCGAGGCGTTCCGGCTGCTCACCCACGAAGGCCTGCTGCAGCACGAACTCAACCGCGGTGTCTTCGTACGCGTGCTGAGCGTCGACGACGTCGTGGACCTCTATCGCATCCGCAAGATCATCGAGTGCGCCGCCGTACGCGCGTTCGCTGGCACCGCGGCCGACCTGCGGGCGCTTTCCGCCGCGGTTGAGGAAGGCGAGCGCGCCGCGGCCGACCAGCGGTGGCGCGACCTCGGCACCGCCAACATCCACTACCACCAGGCGATCGCCGCGCTCAACCGCAGTCCCCGGGTCGACGGCGTCATGCAGGGGGTGTTCGCCGAGCTGCGGATGGTCTTCCACGTGATGGTCGATCCGCGGCGCTTCCACGAGCCGTATCTCGACCGCAACCGCGACCTGCTCGCGTTGTTGACGGCCGGCCGGACCGAGGAGGCGGAGAGGGTGCTCGCCACGTATCTCGACGACGCGGAGAAGCAGTTGATGGACGCCTACGCGCCACCGGCTTGA
- a CDS encoding aromatic amino acid ammonia-lyase: MTDPPVVRVDGRALTCADVASVASGAARAELDDSAVSRAEQSWQLAGDLASRRHVYGRTTGVGANRDEPVPPEAAGEHGLRLLRSHAGGGGDPLPPEHVRAMLVIRLNQLATGRSGAHPRLLTALAHALADGALPLVHRFGGIGTGDLTALAETGLALAGERPWQAGELPPIRIDSSDALAFMSSNAATLAEAALVCVELNRLLRASHGVAALSYVALDGSPEAYATPVHEARPHPGQVECAAEIRRLLGMHGVAKPGSRLQDPYGLRAFPQVQGPALDTRRYLEQVLEIEINASAENPMVSVEVGNVFHHAHFHTAYVALALDQVRAALHSVAELSAARLGDLVEPSFTGLPPFLASGPAGSSGVMILEYLAHDTLAQLRQAALPVTLGTAVVSRGMEDHASFSTQAARQTTAAAAAYRQVLACELVAAVRALRMRRAELLDIPARGVLELASEQLSDDLADRSLTEDVRRAAALLPRLADL, encoded by the coding sequence ATGACCGATCCTCCTGTCGTACGTGTCGACGGCCGCGCCCTGACCTGCGCTGACGTCGCGTCGGTGGCCAGCGGCGCGGCGCGCGCCGAGCTCGACGACTCCGCCGTCAGCCGCGCCGAGCAGTCCTGGCAGCTGGCCGGCGACCTCGCCTCGCGGCGGCACGTCTACGGGCGTACGACCGGCGTCGGCGCCAACCGCGACGAACCGGTGCCGCCGGAGGCGGCCGGCGAGCACGGCCTGCGGTTGCTGCGCAGCCACGCCGGCGGTGGCGGCGACCCGCTGCCGCCGGAGCACGTACGGGCGATGCTGGTGATCCGGCTCAACCAGCTCGCCACCGGCCGCTCCGGCGCGCATCCCCGGCTGCTCACCGCGCTGGCACACGCGCTGGCCGACGGCGCGTTGCCGCTGGTGCACCGGTTTGGCGGCATCGGCACCGGCGACCTGACCGCGCTCGCCGAGACGGGCCTGGCGCTGGCCGGCGAGCGGCCGTGGCAGGCCGGCGAGCTGCCGCCGATCCGGATCGACAGCAGCGACGCGCTGGCGTTCATGAGCAGCAACGCGGCCACTCTCGCCGAGGCGGCGCTGGTGTGCGTCGAGCTGAACCGGCTGCTGCGCGCGAGCCATGGTGTGGCGGCGCTGTCGTACGTGGCGCTGGACGGCTCTCCGGAGGCGTACGCGACGCCGGTGCACGAGGCGCGGCCGCATCCCGGCCAGGTGGAATGCGCCGCCGAGATCCGCCGGCTGCTCGGCATGCACGGCGTGGCCAAGCCCGGCAGCCGGCTGCAGGACCCGTATGGCCTGCGCGCGTTTCCGCAGGTGCAGGGGCCGGCGCTGGACACACGGCGCTATCTGGAGCAGGTGCTGGAGATCGAGATCAACGCCAGCGCGGAAAACCCGATGGTGTCGGTCGAGGTCGGCAACGTCTTCCACCACGCGCACTTCCACACCGCGTACGTGGCGCTCGCGCTCGACCAGGTGCGCGCCGCGCTGCACTCGGTCGCCGAGCTGTCCGCGGCGCGGCTCGGTGACCTGGTCGAGCCGTCGTTCACCGGCCTCCCGCCGTTCCTGGCCTCCGGTCCGGCCGGCAGCTCCGGCGTGATGATCCTGGAATATCTGGCGCACGACACACTGGCGCAGCTGCGGCAGGCGGCGCTGCCGGTGACGCTGGGGACGGCCGTCGTTTCGCGCGGCATGGAGGACCACGCGTCGTTCTCCACCCAGGCCGCGCGACAGACGACCGCCGCGGCCGCCGCATACCGGCAGGTGCTCGCCTGCGAGCTGGTGGCGGCCGTACGCGCGCTGCGGATGCGCCGTGCGGAGCTGCTCGACATCCCGGCGCGCGGCGTGTTGGAGCTGGCCAGCGAGCAGTTGTCCGACGACCTGGCGGACCGGTCGCTGACCGAGGACGTACGCCGGGCCGCCGCACTGCTGCCGCGGCTCGCCGACCTGTGA
- a CDS encoding AfsR/SARP family transcriptional regulator, with translation MAFNVLGPFEAIVDASPTDVRGRQRAVLAALVLSANRTVSYQALTDYAWPEPPSTRNSLQTVVARLRRQLGNERIVTVGPGYLLRIDPAAVDALRFRELVHAARTAGDPDVELDLLRQALALWRGDPLADVPSERLRHEAGRELTEELLSALERRLDIDLEAGRHREVLGELRSLTAAHPLREALWQRLMLALHRCGRRADALEAYRTAAAAIRDQLGLDPGRHLGDLHQAILEDRSSLLAPPAATIVRPPRQLPPDVTGFTGREDQLARLDALIGPSSAVVIAAIDGAAGSGKTALAVHWAHRVSDLFPDGQLYVNLRGFGPGTPVEPADALETALRSLNVPVDNIPADIDARAAVFRSELAGRRMLIVLDNARDSDQVRPLLPGTDAVVLVTSRRQLRGLTVREGARRITVGQLTSADATNLLAGVIGGERVAREPAAAAGIVELCDRLPLTVRLAAEPAARHPGRLLGDLLTELHHQRRRLDTFSLDDTPSDLRAVFSWSYQALAAPAATLFGLLGLHPGNDVSTGAAAALGGVDDRQAAALLDELVSTSMLERRSTDRYELHDLLREYAAEVAETELTATGRDAAIGRLLDWYVHSAANAREKLTDYPHGLRLPTPYEYATPARFGGYPQAIAWWDGQRSTIAALVELAVSRGDHRRAAVLGELGWAHRYIRGHWDEMLRIGELTVASARAAGDQFLEAKALNGLATPYSRLHRTEDAIDACRRALTLFEHLGAPVEQLMALINIGSSYNLSSRYGEARDTMRQALALCETTGVRLSKAMVLNNLAVALNGLGHYADALDNARKAAAIFRDLNDPARLAYTLETEADASAGLGDRTTAIASYRDALDQAEHAGVTTLAVAVRGSLGRQLLAAGHRECARDVWTEALRTCEERDDLPAAQRLRGWLADLATPSTSRAS, from the coding sequence ATGGCGTTCAACGTCCTGGGGCCGTTCGAAGCGATCGTCGACGCGAGCCCCACGGACGTGCGGGGACGGCAGCGAGCTGTGCTCGCCGCCCTCGTGCTGTCCGCCAACCGTACGGTGTCCTACCAGGCGCTCACCGACTACGCGTGGCCGGAGCCGCCGTCCACCCGTAACAGCTTGCAAACCGTCGTCGCCAGGCTGCGCCGCCAGCTGGGCAACGAGCGGATCGTCACGGTCGGCCCCGGCTATCTGTTGCGGATCGACCCCGCGGCGGTCGACGCGCTGCGGTTTCGCGAGTTGGTGCACGCCGCGCGCACGGCCGGCGACCCGGACGTCGAGCTCGACCTGCTGCGCCAGGCGCTCGCGTTGTGGCGCGGCGACCCGCTGGCCGACGTGCCGTCCGAGCGGCTGCGGCACGAGGCGGGGCGCGAGCTGACCGAGGAGCTGCTGTCGGCGCTGGAGCGGCGGCTGGACATCGATCTGGAGGCCGGCCGTCACCGCGAGGTGCTTGGTGAGCTGCGCAGTCTCACCGCCGCACATCCGCTGCGTGAGGCGTTGTGGCAGCGGCTGATGCTGGCGCTGCACCGCTGTGGCCGGCGCGCCGACGCGCTGGAGGCCTACCGTACGGCCGCCGCCGCGATCCGCGACCAGCTCGGCCTCGACCCCGGCCGCCACCTCGGCGACCTGCACCAGGCGATCCTGGAGGACCGCAGCTCGCTGCTCGCCCCGCCGGCCGCGACGATCGTACGTCCGCCGCGGCAGCTTCCGCCGGACGTCACCGGATTCACCGGCCGAGAGGACCAGCTCGCCCGCCTCGACGCACTGATCGGTCCCTCCTCCGCGGTGGTGATCGCGGCCATTGACGGCGCCGCCGGCAGCGGCAAGACCGCGCTGGCGGTGCACTGGGCCCACCGGGTCAGTGACCTGTTCCCAGACGGCCAGCTCTATGTCAACCTGCGCGGTTTCGGTCCCGGTACGCCGGTCGAACCGGCCGACGCGCTGGAGACCGCGCTCCGGTCGCTGAACGTGCCGGTCGACAACATCCCCGCCGACATCGACGCGCGCGCCGCCGTCTTCCGCAGCGAGCTGGCCGGCCGGCGGATGCTGATCGTGCTGGACAACGCGCGCGACAGCGACCAGGTGCGGCCGCTGTTGCCTGGCACCGACGCCGTCGTGCTGGTCACCAGCCGCCGCCAGCTGCGCGGCCTGACCGTACGCGAGGGTGCGCGGCGGATCACCGTCGGACAGCTGACCAGCGCCGACGCGACCAACCTGCTGGCCGGTGTGATCGGCGGCGAGCGGGTCGCGCGCGAGCCAGCCGCGGCCGCCGGCATCGTCGAGCTGTGCGACCGGCTGCCGCTGACCGTACGGCTGGCCGCCGAGCCGGCCGCGCGCCATCCCGGCCGGCTGCTCGGCGACCTGCTCACCGAGCTGCACCACCAGCGCCGCCGGCTGGACACCTTCTCGCTCGACGACACGCCGTCCGACCTGCGCGCGGTGTTCTCGTGGTCATACCAGGCACTTGCCGCGCCGGCCGCGACACTGTTCGGCCTGCTCGGCCTGCATCCCGGCAACGACGTGAGCACCGGCGCGGCCGCCGCGCTCGGTGGCGTCGACGACCGCCAGGCCGCCGCGTTGCTCGACGAGCTGGTGTCGACCAGCATGCTGGAGCGCCGCTCGACCGACCGGTACGAGCTGCACGACCTGCTCCGCGAGTACGCGGCGGAGGTCGCCGAGACCGAGCTGACCGCCACCGGCCGCGACGCCGCGATCGGAAGGCTGCTGGACTGGTATGTCCACTCCGCCGCCAATGCGCGCGAGAAGCTCACCGACTATCCACACGGCCTGCGGCTGCCGACGCCGTACGAGTACGCGACGCCGGCTCGATTCGGTGGCTATCCGCAGGCGATCGCCTGGTGGGACGGCCAGCGCTCGACGATCGCCGCGCTGGTCGAGCTGGCCGTCAGCCGCGGCGACCACCGGCGCGCCGCGGTCCTCGGCGAGCTCGGCTGGGCTCATCGCTACATCCGCGGTCACTGGGACGAGATGCTGCGGATCGGTGAGCTGACGGTGGCCTCGGCGCGGGCGGCCGGCGACCAGTTCCTGGAGGCCAAGGCGCTCAACGGCCTCGCCACGCCGTACAGCCGGCTGCACCGCACCGAGGACGCCATCGACGCCTGCCGCCGCGCACTCACGCTGTTCGAGCACCTGGGCGCGCCGGTCGAGCAGCTGATGGCGCTGATCAACATCGGCTCCAGCTACAACCTGTCCAGCCGCTACGGCGAGGCTCGCGACACCATGCGGCAGGCGTTGGCGCTCTGCGAGACGACAGGCGTACGACTGTCGAAGGCGATGGTGCTCAACAACCTGGCTGTCGCTTTGAACGGACTCGGTCACTACGCCGACGCACTCGACAACGCGCGCAAGGCGGCGGCGATCTTCCGCGACCTCAACGACCCGGCCCGGCTGGCGTACACGCTGGAGACCGAGGCTGACGCCAGCGCCGGGCTCGGCGACCGGACGACCGCCATCGCCAGCTACCGCGACGCTCTCGACCAGGCCGAACACGCCGGCGTGACGACGCTGGCGGTGGCCGTACGAGGCAGCCTCGGCCGCCAGCTGCTGGCCGCCGGCCACCGCGAGTGCGCTCGTGACGTGTGGACCGAGGCGTTGCGCACCTGCGAGGAACGCGACGACCTGCCGGCGGCGCAGCGACTGCGCGGCTGGCTGGCCGACCTGGCCACGCCGAGCACATCGCGCGCGAGCTGA
- the metK gene encoding methionine adenosyltransferase — MSRRLFTSESVTEGHPDKIADQISDGILDALLTQDKRSRVAVETLLTTGLVHVAGEVTTEAYADIPKIVRETILEIGYDSSRKGFDGASCGVSVSIGSQSPDIAQGVDQAHEARTGESVEDALDRQGAGDQGLMFGYANDDTPELMPLPIALAHRLARRLTQVRKDGVIPYLRPDGKTQVTIEYDGTKAVRLDTVVVSSQHAADISLDELLQPDIAEHVVAPELKELGIDTSNYRLLVNPTGRFEIGGPMGDAGLTGRKIIVDTYGGFARHGGGAFSGKDPSKVDRSACYAMRWVAKNVVAAGLASRCEVQVAYAIGKAQPVGLFVETFGTETVAPEKISDAITNVFDLRPAAIIRDLDLLRPIYQKTAAYGHFGRELEEFSWEKTDRADALKAAVTA; from the coding sequence GTGTCCCGACGCCTGTTCACCTCGGAGTCCGTCACCGAGGGCCACCCCGACAAGATCGCCGACCAGATCAGCGATGGCATCCTCGACGCGCTGCTGACGCAGGACAAGCGCAGCCGGGTCGCCGTGGAGACCTTGCTGACCACCGGTCTCGTGCACGTGGCCGGTGAGGTCACGACCGAGGCGTACGCCGACATCCCGAAGATCGTCCGCGAGACGATCCTGGAGATCGGTTACGACTCCTCGCGCAAGGGGTTCGACGGCGCGTCCTGTGGCGTGAGCGTCTCGATCGGCTCGCAGTCCCCGGACATCGCGCAGGGTGTCGACCAGGCGCACGAGGCCCGCACCGGCGAGAGCGTCGAGGACGCGCTGGACCGGCAGGGTGCCGGCGACCAGGGCCTGATGTTCGGCTACGCCAACGACGACACGCCCGAGCTGATGCCGCTGCCGATCGCGCTCGCGCACCGGCTGGCCCGGCGGCTCACGCAGGTCCGCAAGGACGGCGTGATCCCCTACCTGCGGCCCGACGGCAAGACGCAGGTCACCATCGAGTACGACGGCACCAAGGCGGTCCGGCTGGACACCGTCGTCGTCTCCAGCCAGCACGCCGCGGACATCTCGCTGGACGAGCTGCTGCAGCCCGACATCGCCGAGCACGTGGTCGCGCCGGAGCTCAAGGAGCTGGGCATCGACACCAGCAACTACCGGCTGCTGGTCAACCCGACCGGCCGCTTCGAGATCGGCGGACCGATGGGCGACGCCGGCCTGACCGGCCGCAAGATCATCGTCGACACCTACGGTGGCTTCGCCCGGCACGGCGGCGGCGCGTTCAGCGGCAAGGACCCGTCCAAGGTCGACCGCTCCGCCTGCTACGCGATGCGCTGGGTCGCCAAGAACGTCGTGGCCGCGGGTCTGGCCAGCCGGTGCGAGGTGCAGGTCGCATACGCGATCGGCAAGGCGCAGCCGGTCGGCCTGTTCGTGGAGACCTTCGGCACCGAGACGGTCGCGCCGGAGAAGATCTCCGACGCCATCACCAACGTCTTCGACCTGCGGCCGGCCGCGATCATCCGCGACCTGGACCTGCTCCGGCCGATCTACCAGAAGACCGCCGCGTACGGCCACTTCGGCCGTGAGCTGGAGGAGTTCAGCTGGGAGAAGACCGACCGCGCCGACGCGCTGAAGGCCGCAGTCACCGCGTAG